The Candidatus Endomicrobium procryptotermitis genome has a window encoding:
- the rplK gene encoding 50S ribosomal protein L11, producing the protein MAPKKVKAMIKLQIPAGGANPAPPVGPALGQQGVNIMDFCKQFNERTKKMEQGMTIPVVITIYEDRSFTFITKMPPVSALVKKAAGVAKASGVPNRNKVGKITTAQVEEIAKQKMPDLNANDDINAAKLMVEGTARSMGIEIVK; encoded by the coding sequence ATGGCGCCAAAAAAAGTAAAAGCAATGATTAAACTTCAGATTCCGGCAGGCGGAGCAAATCCCGCGCCTCCAGTGGGACCTGCATTAGGCCAGCAGGGTGTAAATATAATGGATTTTTGCAAACAGTTCAATGAAAGAACGAAAAAAATGGAACAGGGCATGACAATTCCGGTAGTTATAACCATTTATGAGGACAGATCGTTTACGTTTATAACAAAAATGCCTCCAGTGTCAGCGCTTGTAAAAAAAGCGGCAGGTGTTGCAAAAGCTTCCGGGGTTCCTAACAGAAATAAAGTCGGTAAAATTACTACAGCTCAGGTTGAAGAAATAGCGAAACAGAAAATGCCAGATTTAAACGCAAACGATGATATAAATGCCGCTAAACTTATGGTTGAAGGCACTGCCAGAAGCATGGGCATTGAAATAGTAAAATAA